In the Gossypium raimondii isolate GPD5lz chromosome 9, ASM2569854v1, whole genome shotgun sequence genome, one interval contains:
- the LOC105798029 gene encoding uncharacterized protein LOC105798029 isoform X4, whose amino-acid sequence MELKLALGEWSGRFDMEKAVCNHGFFMMSPNLWIPSTKSLRRPLRLADSTRSVPVTISHPLHHPFLLIQVHHSPISSADEAVILEQVGRMLRISKKDERDVTEFQEMHSSARENGLGRIFRSPSFFEDAVKSILLCNCSWKRSLDMARDLCLLQPKIALDGNARSKRKRSKCSDDIGNFPSWKELVAWSWVDEKYLIKQCNVGYRAARILQLATMFAQGDLREDHIAKLEQSSDPTSFETLYQKLLKIKGFGPFVCSNIMMCVGFYQRIPSDSETIRYMASKIALNRQLEKMLRKFMANIIHFNAWHTGWN is encoded by the exons ATGGAATTGAAATTAGCATTAGGGGAGTGGTCAGGCAGGTTCGACATGGAGAAAGCAGTTTGCAATCATGGTTTCTTCATGATGTCTCCCAACCTTTGGATCCCTTCCACTAAATCCCTTCGCCGTCCACTTCGACTCGCAGACTCTACTCGCTCCGTTCCCGTCACCATCTCACACCCTCTCCATCACCCTTTCCTCCTTATACAAGTCCATCACTCCCCCATCTCCTCTGCCGATGAAGCtgttattttg GAACAAGTTGGAAGAATGCTTAGAATATCAAAGAAAGATGAGAGGGACGTGACGGAATTTCAAGAAATGCATTCATCGGCGAGGGAGAATGGTTTGGGTCGAATATTTCGGTCCCCTTCCTTTTTCGAAGATGCTGTCAAGTCCATCCTTCTCTGCAACTGCAG CTGGAAGAGGTCATTGGACATGGCTCGGGATCTCTGCCTGCTTCAGCCAAAAATAGCATTGGATGGCAATGCTCGTTCGAAACGAAAAAGATCCAAGTGTTCAGATGATATAGGGAATTTTCCAAGCTGGAAAGAGCTGGTAGCATGGTCTTGGGTGGATGAGAAGTACCTAATAAAACAGTGCAATGTTGGGTATAGAGCTGCCCGTATTCTTCAACTTGCTACAATGTTTGCCCAGGGGGATCTTCGTGAGGATCACATCGCCAAACTTGAACAATCTTCGGATCCAACATCCTTTGAGACTTTATATCAAAAGTTGTTGAAAATCAAAGGTTTTGGTCCCTTTGTCTGTTCCAATATTATGATGTGTGTCGGATTTTATCAAAGGATTCCCTCCGATTCTGAAACTATCAG GTACATGGCAAGCAAAATTGCTCTAAACAGACAATTGGAAAAGATGTTGAGGAAATTTATGGCAAATATAATCCATTTCAATGCTTGGCATACTG GGTGGAATTGA
- the LOC105798029 gene encoding uncharacterized protein LOC105798029 isoform X1, translating to MELKLALGEWSGRFDMEKAVCNHGFFMMSPNLWIPSTKSLRRPLRLADSTRSVPVTISHPLHHPFLLIQVHHSPISSADEAVILEQVGRMLRISKKDERDVTEFQEMHSSARENGLGRIFRSPSFFEDAVKSILLCNCSWKRSLDMARDLCLLQPKIALDGNARSKRKRSKCSDDIGNFPSWKELVAWSWVDEKYLIKQCNVGYRAARILQLATMFAQGDLREDHIAKLEQSSDPTSFETLYQKLLKIKGFGPFVCSNIMMCVGFYQRIPSDSETIRHLKQVHGKQNCSKQTIGKDVEEIYGKYNPFQCLAYWVELIEEYENKFGKLSKLEAGNYHLITAPRYLGTRE from the exons ATGGAATTGAAATTAGCATTAGGGGAGTGGTCAGGCAGGTTCGACATGGAGAAAGCAGTTTGCAATCATGGTTTCTTCATGATGTCTCCCAACCTTTGGATCCCTTCCACTAAATCCCTTCGCCGTCCACTTCGACTCGCAGACTCTACTCGCTCCGTTCCCGTCACCATCTCACACCCTCTCCATCACCCTTTCCTCCTTATACAAGTCCATCACTCCCCCATCTCCTCTGCCGATGAAGCtgttattttg GAACAAGTTGGAAGAATGCTTAGAATATCAAAGAAAGATGAGAGGGACGTGACGGAATTTCAAGAAATGCATTCATCGGCGAGGGAGAATGGTTTGGGTCGAATATTTCGGTCCCCTTCCTTTTTCGAAGATGCTGTCAAGTCCATCCTTCTCTGCAACTGCAG CTGGAAGAGGTCATTGGACATGGCTCGGGATCTCTGCCTGCTTCAGCCAAAAATAGCATTGGATGGCAATGCTCGTTCGAAACGAAAAAGATCCAAGTGTTCAGATGATATAGGGAATTTTCCAAGCTGGAAAGAGCTGGTAGCATGGTCTTGGGTGGATGAGAAGTACCTAATAAAACAGTGCAATGTTGGGTATAGAGCTGCCCGTATTCTTCAACTTGCTACAATGTTTGCCCAGGGGGATCTTCGTGAGGATCACATCGCCAAACTTGAACAATCTTCGGATCCAACATCCTTTGAGACTTTATATCAAAAGTTGTTGAAAATCAAAGGTTTTGGTCCCTTTGTCTGTTCCAATATTATGATGTGTGTCGGATTTTATCAAAGGATTCCCTCCGATTCTGAAACTATCAGGCACTTGAAACAG GTACATGGCAAGCAAAATTGCTCTAAACAGACAATTGGAAAAGATGTTGAGGAAATTTATGGCAAATATAATCCATTTCAATGCTTGGCATACTG GGTGGAATTGATTGAGGaatatgaaaacaaatttgggAAGCTGAGTAAGCTGGAAGCTGGCAACTATCATCTTATTACTGCCCCTCGCTACTTAGGGACTAGGGAGTAA
- the LOC105798029 gene encoding uncharacterized protein LOC105798029 isoform X2, with protein MELKLALGEWSGRFDMEKAVCNHGFFMMSPNLWIPSTKSLRRPLRLADSTRSVPVTISHPLHHPFLLIQVHHSPISSADEAVILEQVGRMLRISKKDERDVTEFQEMHSSARENGLGRIFRSPSFFEDAVKSILLCNCSWKRSLDMARDLCLLQPKIALDGNARSKRKRSKCSDDIGNFPSWKELVAWSWVDEKYLIKQCNVGYRAARILQLATMFAQGDLREDHIAKLEQSSDPTSFETLYQKLLKIKGFGPFVCSNIMMCVGFYQRIPSDSETIRYMASKIALNRQLEKMLRKFMANIIHFNAWHTGEETRVELIEEYENKFGKLSKLEAGNYHLITAPRYLGTRE; from the exons ATGGAATTGAAATTAGCATTAGGGGAGTGGTCAGGCAGGTTCGACATGGAGAAAGCAGTTTGCAATCATGGTTTCTTCATGATGTCTCCCAACCTTTGGATCCCTTCCACTAAATCCCTTCGCCGTCCACTTCGACTCGCAGACTCTACTCGCTCCGTTCCCGTCACCATCTCACACCCTCTCCATCACCCTTTCCTCCTTATACAAGTCCATCACTCCCCCATCTCCTCTGCCGATGAAGCtgttattttg GAACAAGTTGGAAGAATGCTTAGAATATCAAAGAAAGATGAGAGGGACGTGACGGAATTTCAAGAAATGCATTCATCGGCGAGGGAGAATGGTTTGGGTCGAATATTTCGGTCCCCTTCCTTTTTCGAAGATGCTGTCAAGTCCATCCTTCTCTGCAACTGCAG CTGGAAGAGGTCATTGGACATGGCTCGGGATCTCTGCCTGCTTCAGCCAAAAATAGCATTGGATGGCAATGCTCGTTCGAAACGAAAAAGATCCAAGTGTTCAGATGATATAGGGAATTTTCCAAGCTGGAAAGAGCTGGTAGCATGGTCTTGGGTGGATGAGAAGTACCTAATAAAACAGTGCAATGTTGGGTATAGAGCTGCCCGTATTCTTCAACTTGCTACAATGTTTGCCCAGGGGGATCTTCGTGAGGATCACATCGCCAAACTTGAACAATCTTCGGATCCAACATCCTTTGAGACTTTATATCAAAAGTTGTTGAAAATCAAAGGTTTTGGTCCCTTTGTCTGTTCCAATATTATGATGTGTGTCGGATTTTATCAAAGGATTCCCTCCGATTCTGAAACTATCAG GTACATGGCAAGCAAAATTGCTCTAAACAGACAATTGGAAAAGATGTTGAGGAAATTTATGGCAAATATAATCCATTTCAATGCTTGGCATACTGGTGAGGAAACAag GGTGGAATTGATTGAGGaatatgaaaacaaatttgggAAGCTGAGTAAGCTGGAAGCTGGCAACTATCATCTTATTACTGCCCCTCGCTACTTAGGGACTAGGGAGTAA
- the LOC105798031 gene encoding DNA repair RAD52-like protein 2, chloroplastic produces MAIQLRIGGGVFLSQWSPQLVLDSNNRNGRRLVIGGESWERSRFIGLVHCNSRSSNNGSSDAKKGVPNSNYVVPLNKSFSASNSSYITRPLVEILRDLNKRIPDNIVKPPSDSSSTFLPWYHANRMLSFYAPGWCGEVRDVIFSENGTITVVYRLTIRGSDGEAHRESTGTVSLSDIDIEDPVGAAEEIAFCRACARFGLGLYLYHEKQ; encoded by the exons ATGGCAATACAATTGCGAATCGGCGGCGGCGTCTTCCTCTCACAGTGGTCTCCGCAGCTAGTGTTGGATAGTAACAATAGGAATGGGCGGCGGTTGGTAATTGGGGGCGAGAGCTGGGAGAGATCGCGATTCATCGGCCTTGTCCATTGCAACAGCAGAAGCAGCAATAATGGTAGCAGCGATGCTAAAAAGGGTGTCCCTAATTCAAACTACGTTGTGCCACTCAACAAGTCGTTTTCGGCATCAAACTCTTCGTACATCACTCGTCCTCTAGTTGAAATCCTTCGGGATCTCAACAAGCGAATCCCTGATAACATCGTCAAGCCTCCTTCTGATTCTTCTTCCACTTTTCTCCCTTG GTACCATGCCAATCGCATGTTGAGCTTCTACGCCCCTG GATGGTGTGGAGAAGTACGTGATGTTATATTCTCTGAGAATGGAACTATCACTGTTGTATATCGACTCACTATTCGAGGATCTGATGGAGAA GCACATAGGGAGTCAACAGGGACAGTATCACTTAGCGACATTGACATAGAAGATCCAGTTGGCGCAGCAGAGGAAATAGCATTCTGCAGGGCCTGTGCTCGATTTGGTCTTGGTTTATATCTCTATCATGAAAAGCAATAG
- the LOC105798029 gene encoding uncharacterized protein LOC105798029 isoform X3, which yields MELKLALGEWSGRFDMEKAVCNHGFFMMSPNLWIPSTKSLRRPLRLADSTRSVPVTISHPLHHPFLLIQVHHSPISSADEAVILEQVGRMLRISKKDERDVTEFQEMHSSARENGLGRIFRSPSFFEDAVKSILLCNCSWKRSLDMARDLCLLQPKIALDGNARSKRKRSKCSDDIGNFPSWKELVAWSWVDEKYLIKQCNVGYRAARILQLATMFAQGDLREDHIAKLEQSSDPTSFETLYQKLLKIKGFGPFVCSNIMMCVGFYQRIPSDSETIRHLKQVHGKQNCSKQTIGKDVEEIYGKYNPFQCLAYW from the exons ATGGAATTGAAATTAGCATTAGGGGAGTGGTCAGGCAGGTTCGACATGGAGAAAGCAGTTTGCAATCATGGTTTCTTCATGATGTCTCCCAACCTTTGGATCCCTTCCACTAAATCCCTTCGCCGTCCACTTCGACTCGCAGACTCTACTCGCTCCGTTCCCGTCACCATCTCACACCCTCTCCATCACCCTTTCCTCCTTATACAAGTCCATCACTCCCCCATCTCCTCTGCCGATGAAGCtgttattttg GAACAAGTTGGAAGAATGCTTAGAATATCAAAGAAAGATGAGAGGGACGTGACGGAATTTCAAGAAATGCATTCATCGGCGAGGGAGAATGGTTTGGGTCGAATATTTCGGTCCCCTTCCTTTTTCGAAGATGCTGTCAAGTCCATCCTTCTCTGCAACTGCAG CTGGAAGAGGTCATTGGACATGGCTCGGGATCTCTGCCTGCTTCAGCCAAAAATAGCATTGGATGGCAATGCTCGTTCGAAACGAAAAAGATCCAAGTGTTCAGATGATATAGGGAATTTTCCAAGCTGGAAAGAGCTGGTAGCATGGTCTTGGGTGGATGAGAAGTACCTAATAAAACAGTGCAATGTTGGGTATAGAGCTGCCCGTATTCTTCAACTTGCTACAATGTTTGCCCAGGGGGATCTTCGTGAGGATCACATCGCCAAACTTGAACAATCTTCGGATCCAACATCCTTTGAGACTTTATATCAAAAGTTGTTGAAAATCAAAGGTTTTGGTCCCTTTGTCTGTTCCAATATTATGATGTGTGTCGGATTTTATCAAAGGATTCCCTCCGATTCTGAAACTATCAGGCACTTGAAACAG GTACATGGCAAGCAAAATTGCTCTAAACAGACAATTGGAAAAGATGTTGAGGAAATTTATGGCAAATATAATCCATTTCAATGCTTGGCATACTGGTGA